The Pseudomonas benzenivorans region GGCCGCCTGGCGCCTGCAGGTCCGGGGGCGCGGCGAGGCGCCGGCGCGGCTGGACGGGCTCGGCTTGCCCCTGGCCCCGGTGCTGCTGGTATGGGGCGTGGCCTGGCTGGGCCTGGCGCTGGCCGGCGAGCTGCTGCGTTTCGTCGAGGGCAGCGGCTTGCAGAGTGCGGCCCTGTTACTGGCGGCGGCGCTGAGCGCGTTGCTGGCCGGGATGTTGGCGCAGCGCCGGCAGTGGCCGGAGCTGGCACTGCTCGGCGGCCTGCTGCTGCCGGTGGCGGCGGTGGTGCTGCTGCAGGCCTGGCACTGGCGCTATCAGCCCTCGGCGCATTTCGGCTGGCTGGCCTGGCCGGCGCTGTTCGCCGCGCACTTCTGGCTGCTGCGCCGCCTGGCCCCGCTGTTGCCGGCCGGTGCCCGCAGCGCCAGCCATGTGCTCGGCTGCTGGCTGCTGCTGGCGGTCATCGCCCTGGAGTTGCGCTACCGCTTCCTCGCCCTGGCCGAGCACTACAACGCCTGGCGCTGGCTCGGCTGGGCGTTGCTGCCCAGCGCCTACCTCTGGCTGATGGCGCGGCCACGCCGCCGGCCTTGGCCGCTGGCGGATTACCCGCGCGAGTATCGGGTGCTGGCGGCGCTGCCGTTGGCCCTGCTGATGCTCGCCTGGTTCTGGTTGGCCAACGTCCTCAGCGCCGGTGAGGCTGCGCCGCTGCCCTACCTGCCGCTGCTCAATCCGCTGGAACTGGGGCTGCTGCTGAGCCTCGCCGCGCTCTATGCCTGGGCGTCGATGAGCCTGCCAGAGCTGGGCCTGACGGCGGCGCGCAGTCGCCTGCTGCTCAAGCTGCTGGTCGGCGCCTCGCTGTTCGCCCTGTTCACCGCCCTGGTGATGCGCACGGCTCACCACTGGGGCGGTGTGCCCTATCGCCTGCAGCCCCTGCTCGACTCGATGCTGGTGCAGGCCGGGCTGTCCATCGTCTGGACCCTGATCGCCCTGCCGCTGATGGTCTTCGGTCATCTGCGCCGGCGCCGCGAGCTGTGGCTGGTCGGCGCGGCGCTGATCGCCGTGGTGGTGGCCAAGCTGTTCTTCGTCGAGCTGGGCAATCGCGGCGGGCTGGAGCGCATCGTGTCCTTTATCGGGGTTGGCGTGCTGCTGCTGGTGGTCGGCTACTTCGCCCCCTTGCCGCCTGCCCGGCAGGATCGGGTGCGGCCTCTGGAAGAGGAGCGGGTATGAGGATGAGACAAGATCGTGGGCGCGCCTGGCTGCTGCTCTGTGGGCTGCTGTGCGGTTTCGCCGGCCAGGCCACGGAACGGCCCGCCGACTACGCCTGGCAGCTGCCGCTGAGCTTGACCGGCGAGGGGCCCTGGTACCGCCTGGAGCTGCCCATGGCCGCCCATCTTGCCGCCCGCCACGCCGACCTGCGCGACCTGCGGGTGTTCAACGGCGAGGGCGAGGCGCTGGCCTATGCCCTGGTGCGCAGCCCGGCGCAGGAAACCCTGCATGAGCACGAGGTGCGCTGGTTCGCGCTGTACGACGAGGCCGAGGACCTGGCCGACTCGCCGGGACTGCGGGTGCGGCGCAGCGCCAGCGGCACGCTGATCGAGCTGCTCGAGACGCAGCTGGTGGCGCAGCCGGCCGCCTTGCGCGGCTGGCTGCTCGACGCCAGCGCCGTCGAGCAGCCGCTGGCACGCCTGCGGCTGGACTGGAGCAGCGAGCAGGAGGGCTTTCAGCACTTTCGTATCGAGGCCAGCGACGACCTGCGCACCTGGCGCCCCTGGGGGCAGGGCCAGCTGGCACGCCTGTCGTTCGCCGACGAGCGCATCGAGCAGCGCCAGGTCGAGCTGCCGGGGCGCCGGGCGCGCTACCTACGGCTGCTGTGGCAGAGCCCGCGGCAGGCGCCGCAGCTGACCGCCGCACGGCTGTTCAGTCGGCCCCGCGACAGCCTGTCGCTGCCCCTGGTGTGGTCCGAACCCTTGCCGGCGCAGCGTGCCGCGGGCGGTGCCTACCAGTGGCAGTTGCCGCTGGCGCTGCCGCTAGAGCGGATCAGGATCGAACTGGGGCCGGACAACAGCCTGGCCCCGGTGCGGGTCAGCGGCCGGGGCGGCGGGCAGGGGCGCTGGCGTCCGCTGGGCAGCGGCCTGCTCTACCGCGTGACGGAGCCGGGAGGCGAGCTGCGCCAGGACGAGCTGGCCCTGGCCGGTGCCGCCGTGCAGCAGCTGCGCCTGGAGGTGGACGAGCGTGGTGGCGGCCTGGGAGGCGCGCCGTATCTGCGGCTCGGCCTGCGCGCCACCGTCCTGGTATTCCTGCAGCGGGGTAGCCCACCCTATCGCCTGGTTCTGGGCAATCCAGATGCGGCATCGGCGGCCTTGTCGCCCCATAGCCTGATCCCGGGCTTTAGCCCGGAGCGCCTGGAGCGGCTCGACACGGCCGAGCTCGAGCCGGGCGCCGCGCTGCAGGCCACTGCGCCCGAGGGCGGCGCGCCGGCCTGGCGGCGCTGGGGGCTGTGGGCGCTGTTGCTGCTGGGCGTGGGCTTGCTGGCGCTGATGGCCGTCAGCCTGTTGCGGCGGACGCGTACGCCCGAGTCTGGGGCGTGAACGAGATAAAACCATAGCCTTGGCATGGAATTGCAGTATCGTGAGTGCCGGATATTGGTTGAGTGCTAGGTCAGGAAGGCCTTTTGTTCATTTCGATCCTCTTCTCAGTCCCTTCGGTGCTTAGGCCGCTGTACCGCCACGACGGTTTCGCGGTCGTCGGGCGCCCGGGGAGCGAACGGTGAACGGCCAGCTCACCGCCGCCTGGCTGCTCAGCGGTCCGGTGCTGTTCACCGCGCTGCTGTGCTGCGGGGTGTTGCTGCTGGCCCACTGGCTCCTGCGTCAGCGGAGTTTCCCCGGGCGCGAAAGCTTTATCGTGCTGCATGTCGCCAGCCTCTGGTGGCTGCTCGCGGCCGGCCTGGAGATGGCCGTGCAGGATGCCGACAGCAAGGTGTTCTGGGCCAGCATGGCCTGGCCGGGCATCGTCCTGACGCCGACCTTCTGGGCGGTGTTCCTCTGGCAGTACGTCAACAGCGTGCGGCGGCCGTTGCCCAGGCGGGCGGTGCTGGCCCTGACCCTGGTGCCCGGGCTCATCTGGGCGATGGCCCTGAGCAATCCCTGGCACGGGTTGTTCTACGGGGCGGGTACGGCTCCGCTGTCGGCGCAGGCGGGGGCGCCGATCCGCTACCAGCACGGTCCGCTGTTCTACCTGGCGGCGGCCTACGTGTACCTGTTCATGGCCTTCTGCATGGGCGTGGTAATCCGCGCGGCGGCCCTCAGCAAGGGGGTCTACCGTCGTCATTACCTGGCCTTCGTGCTGGTCACTGCGCTGCCCTGGTTGGCCAACCTCGGCTATGTCGGCTTCGGCTGGATGCTGTTCGGTTTCGACCCCACCCCCTTCACGTTCACCTTCACCCTGGTGGCCTTCGCCTGGCTGATCATCGGCGTGCGTCTGTTCGATCTGCTGCCGGTGGCCCGTCATCTGCTGCTCGAGGCCCTGCTCGACCCGGTGCTGGTGGTCGACCCGCACCGCCGGGTGGTCGAGGCCAATCCGGCGGCGCTCAAGCTGGCCGGCCTGGGGGAGGGCTGGCAGGGACGCAGGCTGCTCGATTGGCCGGTGTTCGGTGCAGAGCTGCAGTGCCTGCTGGTCGAGCAGGGGGGCGAGCAGGAGAATCGCCTGCTGACCCTGAGCGACCCGGCGCGTTACTTCGAGGTGCGGGTGCGTACCATCGAGCGGGTCACCCACAGCGGCACCTTCGATATCGGTCGCATGCTCTACCTGCGCGATGTCACCCAGCGCCACCTCGGCGAGCTCGAGCTGGCCGAGGCCCTGGCGCTCAGCGAGGAGCGCCTGCGCACCATTTCCAGCCTGCACGAGCAGCTGCAGGCCCAGGCGTTGCGCGACCCGCTGACCGGGCTGTACAACCGCCGCTACCTGGACGAGTTCTTCGCCCGCGAATTGGCCCGGGCCCGGCGCGATGGCACGCCGTTGGCCCTGGCGTTGATCGACCTGGATCACTTCAAGCAGCTCAACGACGCCTACGGCCATTTGGAGGGCGACGACGTGCTCAAGGCCGTGGCTCAGTACCTGTGCAGCAATACCCGTGGTTCCGATGCGGTGTTCCGCTTCGGCGGCGAGGAGTTCCTGCTGATCCTGCCCGGCGCCGATGTGCAGGAGGCCCGCCAGCGCCTGGAGGGGCTCTGCCAGGGCCTGGCCGCGCAGCCGCTGGCGACCCGTGGCGGCGTCCGGCGGGTGACCCTGTCCGCTGGCCTGGCCGTGCTGCCCGAGCAAGGCCTGGAGCTGGACCCGCTGCTGGGGGCCGCGGACCTTGCGCTGTACCGGGCCAAGGCGGCCGGGCGCAACCGGGTGTGCGTCTCGCCGGCGCGTGCCCCCACCTATCCAGGCGCTGAGGCGCCGCAGCCGATAAAGGGGTAAACTGCGCGGGTTTTTTATTCCTTCCCGGAGCCGTCCATGTCCCGCGTTACCCTGAGCCGCTATCTGATCGAGCAGACCCGCAGTCACAACACCCCCGCCGATCTGCGTTTCCTTATCGAGGTGGTGGCGCGGGCCTGCAAGGCGATCAGCCATCAGGTGTCCAAGGGTGCCCTGGGCGGTGTGCTCGGCAGCATGGAAACCGAGAACGTGCAGGGCGAGGTGCAGAAGAAGCTCGACGTGCTGTCCAACGAGATCCTCCTGGAGGCCAACGAGTGGGGCGGTCACCTGGCCGGCATGGCCTCCGAGGAGATGGACAAGGCCTACCAGATTCCCGGCCACTATCCCAAGGGCGCCTACCTGCTGGTGTTCGACCCGCTGGACGGCTCGTCGAACATCGACGTCAACGTCTCGGTCGGCACCATCTTCTCGGTGCTGCGTTGCCCTGAGCGCAACGGCGAGGAGGGCGACCTGGGCGAGGAGGCCTTCCTCCAGCCGGGCACCCAGCAGGTGGCCGCCGGCTACGCCATCTACGGCCCGCAGACCATGCTGCTGCTGACCCTGGGCAACGGCGTCAAGGGCTTCACCCTGGACCGCGAGCTGGGCAGCTTCGTGCTGACCCACGACAACATCAAGGTGCCGGAAACCACCAAGGAATTCGCCATCAACATGTCCAACCAGCGCCACTGGGAGGCGCCGGTGCAGCGCTACGTGTCCGAGCTGCTGGCCGGCGAGACCGGACCGCTGGAGAAGAACTACAACATGCGCTGGATCGCCTCGATGGTCGCCGACGTGCACCGCATTCTCACCCGCGGCGGCATCTTCATGTACCCGCGCGACGGCCGCGATCCTTCGATGCCCGGCAAGCTGCGCCTGATGTACGAGGCCAACCCGATGTCCTTCATCATCGAGCAGGCCGGCGGCGCCGCCACCAACGGCACCCAGCGCATCCTCGACATCCAGCCGACCTCGCTGCACCAGCGGGTGGCGGTGTTCCTCGGCTCCAAGCAGGAAGTCGAGCGGGTTACCGCCTACCATCAGGAGTGAGCCCACGGGAGGAGCGGCGATGAGTGCGCCCTGGCAAGCCTTGCTCGACTGGTGGTTCGGCCCGCAGGCGTCGGCGGCCGAGGTGGCGGCGAGCCGTTCCGGGTTGTGGTTCGGCAAGCGCGACAGCCAGGATGCCGAGGCCCGTGAGCGCTTCGGCGCCCTGGTCGAGCAGGCCCTGACCGGCGGCCTGGGCGACTGGGCCGAGGAACCCAGGGGCTGGCTGGCTCTGATCCTGCTGCTCGACCAGCTGCCGCGGATGATCCATCGCGACAGCCCCCGGGCCTTCGCCGGCGATGCCCGGGCCCGCGAGCTGGTGTTCGCCGGCCTGGACGGCGAGCACGAGGCGGCCCTGGCGCCGATCCAGCGGGTGTTCGTCTACCTGGTGCTGGAGCATGCCGAGGACCTGCTGCTGCAGGACGAGGCGCTGCGGCGCTTCACCCGTCTACTGGATGCGGCGCCCGCCGCCGAGCGTAAGCAGTTCGCCGACTACCTGGACTACGCCGAGCGTCACCAGCGCATCATCGCCCGCTTCGGTCGTTTCCCTCATCGCAACGCCATTCTCGGCCGGCCCTCGAGCGAGGAGGAACTGCGCTTCCTCGAGGAACCCGGCTCGCGCTTCTGACGTCCAACCGAGTCTATCCCGGGGCCGGCTGCCGGCCCGCTCACCTTTTTGCGGAGTACCTGCATGTCGTTTCGCCCCCTCGCCCTGATCGCCCTCTGCGTGTTGCTGGCCGCCTGCAACAAGGTCAACCAGGCCAACTATTCGAAGCTGCAGGCCGGCATGAGCAAGACCGAGGTCGAGCAGCTGCTCGGCGCGCCCAGCGAGTGCGCCGGCGCCCTGGGCATCACCAGCTGCACCTGGGGCGACGAGCAGAGCATGATCAGCGTGCAGTTCGCCGGCGACCAGGTGCTGATGTTCTCCGGCAAGGGGCTCAAGTAAGGAGGAGCGCATGCGTGGCGTGTCGAGTCTGCTGATCCTGGCGCTGCTGGCCGGCTGCGCCGCCTCGGATTCCGGCGCGGGGGCCGGGGCACCGCCGCAAACCGTCGAGCGGGTCGACCTGCAGCGTTACCAGGGCACCTGGTACGAACTGGCGCGGCTGCCGATGTTCTTCCAGCGCAACTGTGCCCAGTCCGAGGCGCACTATGGGTTGCAGGACGACGGCAGCCTGAAGGTGGTCAACCGCTGCCGCACTCACGAGGGCGAGTGGCAACAGGTCGAGGGCCGCGCCGTCGCCCAGGTGGCGGGGCGGACCGACAGGCTCTGGGTGCAGTTCGACAACTGGTTCAGCCGCCTGCTGCCTGGCCTGACCCGCGGCGAATACTGGGTGCTGTACCTGGATGCCGACTACCGGAGCGCCCTGGTCGGCCACCCCGATCGCGACTACCTGTGGCTGCTGACGCGCACGCCGCAGGTCGCCCCGGCGGTGCGCGACAAGCTGCTGGAGGTCGCGCGCGAGCAGGGCTACGCCACCGAGCGACTGATCTGGCGCACCCCCGACAGTCGGCCCGCCCCCTAGTCGAGCAGCTCGCCCAGCACCCGGGCGAAGGCCCGTTTGGTTTCCTGCTCGGCGGCGTGGCGGCCATCGCGCACGACCCAGCGTCCGGCCACCATCACATCGCGGATCTGCCGGTCGCCGCCGGCGAACAGCCAGCGGTTGAGGATGGCGTCGTCCTGGGCGCTGGCGATATAGGGGTCGTCGCCGTCCAGCACCAGCCAGTCGGCACGCTTACCCACCGCCAGGGCGCCGACCGGCTGCCCCAGGGCCTGGGCGCCGCCGACCAGGGCGGCGTCGAACAGGGTGCGACCGACCATCGGCTGGTCGCCCCGATGCAGGCGGTTGCGCTTCTGGTCGCGCAGGCGCTGGCCGTACTCCAGCCAGCGCAGCTCCTCGACCAGGCTGACCGAGACGTGGCTGTCCGAGCCGATGCCCAGGCGCCCACCCTGGGCCAGGTAGTCCACGGCCGGGAAGAGGCCGTCGCCGAGGTTGGCCTCGGTGGTCAGGCACAGGCCGGCCACCGCGCCGCTGGCGGCCATGGCGGCGACCTCGTCGGCCTCGGCGTGGGTGGCATGCACCAGACACCAGCGACTGTCCACCGGGGCATTGTCGAACAGCCACTGCAGGGGGCGGCGGCCGCTCCAGGCCAGGCAGTCCTCGACTTCCTTGCGCTGTTCGGCGATATGAATATGGATGGGGCGCTCGCCGCTGTCGGCGGCGAGAACCGTCTGCAGCTGCTCGGGGGTGACCGCGCGCAGCGAGTGGAAGCACAGGCCCAGGCGCTGCAGCGCCTTGCCCTGCAGCGCCGACTGCAGGCGTCGCTGCAGCTCGAGGTAGCTGTCGGTGCTGTGGATGAAACGGCGCTGGCCGGGGCTCGCCGGCTGGCCGCCGAAGCCCGAGTGGCTGTACAGCACCGGCAGCAGGGTCAGGCCGATGCCGGCGTCCGTGGCCGCCTGGCTGACGCGCAGGGCCAGCTCGGCCGGGTCGGCATAGGCCTGGCCGTCCACCCCGTGATGCACATAGTGGAACTCGGCGACGCTGGTGTAGCCGGCCTTGAGCATCTCGATATACAGCTGGCGAGCGATGACCTCGACTTGTTCGGGGCTGAGCCGGCCGACCAATCGATACATCAGCTCGCGCCAGGTCCAGAAGCTGTCGTTGGGGTCGCCGGCGACTTCCGCCAGGCCGGCCATGGCGCGTTGGAAGGCGTGCGAATGCAGGTTGGGCATGCCCGGCAGCAGGGGGCCGCGCAGGCGCTCGGCGCCGTCGGCGGACGCCCCGACCTCGATGCGTTCCAGTTCGCCCTGGGCGTCGACATGCAGGCGCACGTTCTTCGCCCAGCCTTCGGGCAGCAATGCGCATGAAGCGTGGTATGCAGGCATAATGCTCGACCTAGATGCTCGTATTTGGTTGTATATACATATACAGGTGTTTAGGGCGGGCGTAAACTGCCGAACCCGGCCGACAAGGAGGCACCCCATGACGAAACCATTCTCGAAGCCGTCTGTTCTGGCTGGCCAGCTCGGCGAGGGCCCGGCGCCACTGTACGCCCAGGTCAAGCAGATGATCGTTCAGCAGATCCACAGCGGCGCCTGGCCCGCGCACCATCGGGTGCCCTCGGAGAGCGAGCTGGTGGAGGCGCTGGGCTTCAGCCGCATGACCATCAACCGCGCCCTGCGCGAGCTGACCAGCGAGGGCTTGCTGGTGCGCATGCAGGGGGTCGGCACCTTCGTCGCCGAGCCCAAGGGGCGCTCCGCGCTGTTCGCGGTGAACAACATCGCCGACGAGATCGCCGCCCGTGGCCACCGCCACCGCAGCAAGCTGATTCGTCTGGGGGAGGAGCTGGCCAACCCGGAGCGGGCCCTGGCCCTGGACCTGCGCGAGGGCCAGCGGGTGTTCCACTCGCTGATCGTGCACTACGAGAACGATGTGCCGGTGCAGCTCGAAGATCGCTACGTCAACGCGGCGGTGGCACCGGACTACCTGCAGCAGGACTTCGTCCGGCAGACGCCCTACGCCTACCTGTCGCGGGTCGCACCGCTGACGGAGGGCGAGCACGTGGTCGAGGCGATTCTCGCCGAGCCGGAGGAGTGCCGGCTGCTGCAGATCGAGCGGGGCGAACCCTGCCTGCTGATCCGCCGGCGCACCTGGTCGGGGCCGCGCACCGTGACCTTCGCGCGGCTGCTGCACCCGGGTTCGCGCCATCGCCTGGAAGGACGCTTCGGCTCATGACCCGTCTGCATCTGCACCGGGCCGCCGACTATCCGCGCATGCCCTGGAAGAACGGCGCGGGCAGCACCCTGGAGATCGCCCGGGACCGGGGCGAAGGCCTGGACGGTTTCGGCTGGCGCCTGTCGATCGCCGACATCGGCGAGTCGGGCGGCTTCTCCAGCTTCTCCGGCTACCAGCGGGTGATCACCGTGCTGGAAGGCGAGGGCATGCGCCTGCGGGTCGATGACGTGCCCTCGCGGCCGCTGCTGCCGCTGGACCCCTTCGCCTTCGCCGGCGACAGTCGGGTGGAATGCCAGCTGCTGGGCGGCGCCATTCGCGACTTCAACCTGATCTATGCACCCCGGCGCTACGCCGCCCGCCTGCAATGGCTGGGGCTGGAACGGCCGCAGCGGCTGTTCGCTTGCGCGCCGACCCTGTTGCTGTTCGCGGCGGGCGAGGCGCTGCGGGTGCGCGTGGCGGGGGCGGATGGCGCCACCCTGGGGCGCTACGACTGCCTGCAGATCGAACATGACCAGGACCTGTTGGAGCTGGAGCTAGAGGCGGACAGTCCCGGGGCTTGCTGCCTTATCGAGCTGAGTCCAGGGGCCTAGGCGTCTCGCATCGCTCGTCATCGGCGGCTCCCGGCGTGGCGCCGATCAGGCCGACGCGCTCGTCCGTCCGGCGCAAGGTCCTGATCTCGAAGGATTAAGCTCAGTCAAAGAGGCCCGCTCGGGGAACCGAGCGCCGGGAGGGTTCGGTGAGGCGGCGCGAGTCTATTGGGCTATGCTTGATTATGGTTGTATAGACATGTTTATATTATCGCCATGCCCAGCCACAGCACTCCCGCATGAGACAGGCTGACGGCGATCTTTTACCGGAGGATTCCTTGTGAGCACGTCCAGTCGTTTCCGCGATACCGAAATCCGCGCCCCGCGCGGCAGCCAGTTGAACGCCAAGAGCTGGCTGACCGAGGCGCCGCTGCGCATGCTGATGAACAACCTCGACCCCGAGGTCGCGGAGAACCCCAAGGAGCTGGTGGTGTACGGTGGCATCGGCCGCGCCGCGCGCAACTGGGAGTGCTTCGACGCGATAGTCGAGTCGCTCAAGCAGCTGGGCGACGACGAGACCCTGCTGGTGCAGTCGGGCAAGCCGGTCGGCGTGTTCAAGACCCACAGCAATGCGCCGCGCGTGCTGATCGCCAACTCCAACCTGGTGCCGCACTGGGCCACCTGGGAGCACTTCAACGAACTGGACGCCAAGGGCCTGGCCATGTACGGCCAGATGACCGCCGGCTCCTGGATCTACATCGGCAGCCAGGGCATCGTCCAGGGCACCTACGAGACCTTCGTCGAGGCCGGTCGCCAGCACTACAACGGCGACCTCAAGGGCAAGTGGGTGCTTACCGCCGGCCTCGGCGGCATGGGCGGCGCCCAGCCCCTGGCCGCCACCCTGGCCGGTGCCTGCTCGCTGAACATCGAGTGCCAGCAGAGTCGTATCGATTTCCGCCTGAAGACCCGCTACGTCGACGAGCAGGCCAAGGACCTCGACGACGCCCTGGCCCGCATCGAGAAGTACTGCGCCGAGGGCAAGGCGATCTCCATCGCCCTGCACGGCAACGCCGCCGAGATTCTGCCGGAACTGGTCAAGCGCGGCGTGCGCCCGGACCTGGTCACCGACCAGACCAGCGCCCACGACCCGCTCAACGGCTACCTGCCGATCGGCTGGACCTGGGAGCAGTACCGCGACCGCGCGCAGAGCGAGCCGGCGGCGGTGGTCAAGGCCGCCAAGCAGTCCATGGCCGTGCACGTGCAGGCCATGCTCGACTTCCAGAAGCAGGGCGTGCCGACCTTCGACTACGGCAACAACATCCGCCAGATGGCCCTGGAGGAGGGCGTCGAGCACGCCTTCGACTTCCCCGGCTTCGTCCCGGCCTATATCCGCCCGCTGTTCTGCCGCGGCGTCGGCCCGTTCCGCTGGGCGGCGCTGTCCGGCGACCCGCAGGACATCTACAAGACCGACGCCAAGGTCAAGGAACTGATCCCCGACGACGAGCACCTGCACCGCTGGCTGGACATGGCCCGCGAGCGCATCAGCTTCCAGGGCCTGCCGGCGCGTATCTGCTGGGTCGGCCTGGGGCTGCGCGCCAAGCTCGGCCTGGCCTTCAACGAAATGGTCCGCAGCGGCGAACTGAGCGCCCCGGTGGTGATCGGCCGCGACCATCTGGATTCCGGTTCGGTGGCCAGCCCCAACCGCGAGACCGAGGCCATGCAGGACGGCTCCGACGCCGTGTCCGACTGGCCGCTGCTCAACGCCCTGCTGAATACCGCCAGCGGCGCCACCTGGGTCTCGCTGCACCATGGCGGCGGCGTCGGCATGGGCTTCTCCCAGCACTCCGGGGTGGTGATCGTCTGCGACGGCAGCGACGAGGCCGCCGCGCGCATTGCCCGGGTGCTGCACAACGATCCGGCCACCGGGGTGATGCGTCACGCCGATGCCGGTTACCAGATCGCCATCGACTGCGCCCATGAGCAGGGCCTCAACCTGCCGATGATCACCTCGGGCAAAGGAGCCTGAACATGAGCACCCTGAATATCGTTCCCGGCCAGCTGACCCTGGCCCAACTGCGCCAGGTCCACCAGGGGCCGGTGCACCTGAGCCTGGACGCCAGCGCCGCCGAGGCCATCGACGCCAGCGTCGCCTGCGTCGAGCAGGTGCTGGCCGACAAGCGCACTGTCTACGGCATCAACACCGGCTTCGGCCTGCTGGCCCAGACCCGCATCGCCAGCGAGGACCTGGAGAACCTGCAGCGCTCCCTGGTGCTGAGCCATGCCGCCGGCGTCGGCCGGCCGCTGGACGACGACCTGGTGCGGCTGATCATGGTGCTCAAGGTCAACAGCCTGGCCCGTGGCTTCTCCGGCATTCGTCGCCAGGTGATCGACGCGCTGATCGCCCTGGTCAACGCCGAGGTCTACCCGCATATCCCGCTCAAGGGCTCGGTGGGTGCCTCCGGTGACCTGGCGCCCCTGGCGCACATGTCCCTGGTACTGCTCGGCGAGGGCAAGGCGCGCCATCGCGGCCAGTGGCTGACGGCCGTCGAGGCCCTGGCCGTGGCCGGCCTGGAGCCGCTGACTCTGGCGGCCAAGGAGGGCCTGGCCCTGCTCAACGGTACCCAGGCCTCCACCGCCTATGCCCTGCGCGGCCTGTTCGCCGCCGAGGACCTGTTCGCCGGGGCGCTGGTGTGCGGCGGCCTCAGCGTCGAGGCCATGCTCGGCTCGCGCTCGCCCTTCGATGCGCGCATCCATGCCGCCCGTGGTCAGCGCGGGCAGATCGACGCGGCCGCGGCCTACCGCGACCTGCTCACGCCGAGCAGCGAGATCGCCCAGTCCCACGAGCAGTGCGACCGGGTCCAGGACCCTTACTCCCTGCGCTGCCAGCCTCAGGTCATGGGCGCCTGCCTGACCCAGCTGCGCCAGGCCGCCGAGGTGCTGGCGGTGGAGGCCAACGCGGTGTCGGACAACCCGCTGGTGTTCGCCGCGGAAGGCGACATCATCTCCGGCGGCAACTTCCACGCCGAGCCGGTGGCCATGGCCGCCGACAACCTGGCCCTGGCCATCGCCGAGATCGGCTCGCTGTCCGAGCGGCGCATCTCGCTGATGATGGACAAGCACATGTCGCAGCTGCCGCCCTTCCTGGTGGCCAACGGCGGGGTCAACTCCGGCTTCATGATCGCCCAGGTCACCGCGGCGGCCTTGGCCAGCGAGAACAAGGCCCTGGCCCATCCGCACAGCGTGGACAGCCTGCC contains the following coding sequences:
- the hutH gene encoding histidine ammonia-lyase, whose protein sequence is MSTLNIVPGQLTLAQLRQVHQGPVHLSLDASAAEAIDASVACVEQVLADKRTVYGINTGFGLLAQTRIASEDLENLQRSLVLSHAAGVGRPLDDDLVRLIMVLKVNSLARGFSGIRRQVIDALIALVNAEVYPHIPLKGSVGASGDLAPLAHMSLVLLGEGKARHRGQWLTAVEALAVAGLEPLTLAAKEGLALLNGTQASTAYALRGLFAAEDLFAGALVCGGLSVEAMLGSRSPFDARIHAARGQRGQIDAAAAYRDLLTPSSEIAQSHEQCDRVQDPYSLRCQPQVMGACLTQLRQAAEVLAVEANAVSDNPLVFAAEGDIISGGNFHAEPVAMAADNLALAIAEIGSLSERRISLMMDKHMSQLPPFLVANGGVNSGFMIAQVTAAALASENKALAHPHSVDSLPTSANQEDHVSMAPAAGKRLWEMADNVRGILAVEWLGACQGLDLREGLKTSPKLEQARHTLREKVAHYQRDRFFAPDIEAASELLAERVLNALVPTALLPSL
- the hutU gene encoding urocanate hydratase, encoding MSTSSRFRDTEIRAPRGSQLNAKSWLTEAPLRMLMNNLDPEVAENPKELVVYGGIGRAARNWECFDAIVESLKQLGDDETLLVQSGKPVGVFKTHSNAPRVLIANSNLVPHWATWEHFNELDAKGLAMYGQMTAGSWIYIGSQGIVQGTYETFVEAGRQHYNGDLKGKWVLTAGLGGMGGAQPLAATLAGACSLNIECQQSRIDFRLKTRYVDEQAKDLDDALARIEKYCAEGKAISIALHGNAAEILPELVKRGVRPDLVTDQTSAHDPLNGYLPIGWTWEQYRDRAQSEPAAVVKAAKQSMAVHVQAMLDFQKQGVPTFDYGNNIRQMALEEGVEHAFDFPGFVPAYIRPLFCRGVGPFRWAALSGDPQDIYKTDAKVKELIPDDEHLHRWLDMARERISFQGLPARICWVGLGLRAKLGLAFNEMVRSGELSAPVVIGRDHLDSGSVASPNRETEAMQDGSDAVSDWPLLNALLNTASGATWVSLHHGGGVGMGFSQHSGVVIVCDGSDEAAARIARVLHNDPATGVMRHADAGYQIAIDCAHEQGLNLPMITSGKGA
- a CDS encoding HutD/Ves family protein; translated protein: MTRLHLHRAADYPRMPWKNGAGSTLEIARDRGEGLDGFGWRLSIADIGESGGFSSFSGYQRVITVLEGEGMRLRVDDVPSRPLLPLDPFAFAGDSRVECQLLGGAIRDFNLIYAPRRYAARLQWLGLERPQRLFACAPTLLLFAAGEALRVRVAGADGATLGRYDCLQIEHDQDLLELELEADSPGACCLIELSPGA